The Lemur catta isolate mLemCat1 chromosome 8, mLemCat1.pri, whole genome shotgun sequence genome has a segment encoding these proteins:
- the LOC123643883 gene encoding high mobility group protein B1-like: MGKGDPKKSRGKMSSYAFFVQTCWEEHKKQHPDASVNFSEFSKKCSERWKTMSAKEKGKFEDMAKADKARYEREMKTYIPPKGETKKKFKDPNAPKRPPSAFFLFCSEYRPKIKGEHPGLSIGDVAKKLGEMWNNTAADDKQPYEKKAAKLKEKYEKDIAAYRAKGKPDAAKKGVVKAEKSKKKKEEEEDEEDEEDEEEEEDEEDEDEEDDDDE; this comes from the coding sequence atGGGCAAGGGAGATCCTAAGAAGTCGAGAGGCAAAATGTCATCATACGCATTCTTTGTGCAAacttgctgggaggagcacaAGAAGCAGCACCCAGATGCTTCAGTCAACTTCTCAGAATTTTCTAAGAAGTGCTCAGAGAGGTGGAAGACCATGTctgctaaagagaaaggaaagtttgAAGATATGGCAAAGGCGGACAAGGCCCGTTacgaaagagaaatgaaaacctatatcCCTCCTAaaggggaaacaaaaaagaagttcaAGGATCCCAATGCACCCAAGAGGCCTCCTTCggcctttttcttgttttgttctgAGTATCGCCCTAAAATCAAAGGAGAACATCCTGGCCTATCCATTGGTGATGTTGCAAAGAAACTGGGAGAGATGTGGAATAACACTGCTGCAGACGACAAGCAGCCTTATGAAAAGAAGGCTGCAAAGCTGAAGGAAAAGTATGAAAAGGATATTGCTGCATACCGAGCTAAAGGAAAGCCTGATGCAGCAAAAAAGGGAGTTGTCAAGgctgaaaaaagcaagaaaaagaaggaagaggaggaagatgaagaagatgaagaggatgaagaggaggaggaagatgaagaagatgaagatgaagaagatgatgatgatgaataa